One genomic window of Parasteatoda tepidariorum isolate YZ-2023 chromosome 9, CAS_Ptep_4.0, whole genome shotgun sequence includes the following:
- the LOC107448745 gene encoding dehydrodolichyl diphosphate synthase complex subunit DHDDS isoform X2: protein MSWIQELKLSWLERFCISVLKAGPIPKHIALIMDGNRRYATRNGLQKLEGHSMGFSKLSETLSWCLELGITEITIYVFSIENFKRPKEEVNCLMNLAIEKFTELVKEKEKLVKHGVCVRIFGDIKLLPVELQKLVAEAVLLTYENTNLYLNVCLAYTSRQEITAAVKDLAHAVANNQLEESDLTEDLLSKTLYSGRSTNPDVVIRTSGEVRLSDFLLWQSSYSVISFLKVLWPDFRIWHLFLAVLAYQYNYKKLHEIEKNQDLKTKQVEGEKEMRAIIQQYEKIHNLSEGSSNHSNIPDSDIDALHEEIKIRKTNFLLNLENEHYNSLIEIKKGNTKQRVPDFS, encoded by the exons ATGTCCTGGATTCAGGAATTGAAATTATCGTGGCTAGAAAGATTTTGTATTAGTGTTCTCAAAGCTGGGCCAATACCAAAACATATTGCTTTGATTATGGATGGAAATAGAAGATATGCTACTAGAAATGGACTGCAGAAGCTGGAAGGACATTCAATGGGATTTTCTAAATTATCCGag ACCCTTTCATGGTGCTTGGAATTGGGTATTACTGAAATTACAATCTATGTTTTTAGCATTGAAAATTTCAAGCGTCCTAAAGAAGAAgtaaattgtttaatgaatttAGCTATAGAGAAATTTACAGAACTTGTCAAGGAAAA aGAAAAGCTTGTGAAACATGGAGTATGTGTAAGGATATTTGGTGACATAAAATTGCTGCCTGTTGAATTACAAAAACTAGTTGCTGAGGCTGTCTTGCTCACTTATGAAAACACAAA tcttTATTTGAATGTGTGTTTAGCGTATACATCCCGTCAAGAAATAACTGCAGCTGTAAAAGATTTAGCTCATGCTGTTGCAAATAATCAACTGGAAGAAAG tgaCTTGACCGAAGATCTGTTGAGCAAAACTTTATATTCTGGTCGCAGTACAAACCCTGATGTTGTAATCAGGACTTCTGGAGAAGTGCGTCTCAGTGATTTTCTCTTGTGGCAAAGTTCTTACTCAGTTAtatcatttctaaaagttttgtGGCCAGACTTCAGAATTTGGCATCTTTTCTTGGCTGTATTGGCTTAtcaatataattacaaaaaacttcAT gAAATTGAAAAGAATCAAGATCTAAAAACTAAACAGGTTGAAGGAGAGAAAGAAATGAGAGCCATCATACAgcaatatgaaaaaatacataatctaTCTGAAGGAAGTTCTAATCATAGCAATATACCAGATTCTGATATTGACGCTTTACACGaggaaattaaaattcgaaaaacaaacttcttacttaatttagaaaatgaacactataattcattaatagaaataaaaaagggcaATACTAAACAAAGAGTACCAGATTTTTCTTAA
- the LOC107448745 gene encoding dehydrodolichyl diphosphate synthase complex subunit DHDDS isoform X3: MGFSKLSETLSWCLELGITEITIYVFSIENFKRPKEEVNCLMNLAIEKFTELVKEKEKLVKHGVCVRIFGDIKLLPVELQKLVAEAVLLTYENTNLYLNVCLAYTSRQEITAAVKDLAHAVANNQLEESDLTEDLLSKTLYSGRSTNPDVVIRTSGEVRLSDFLLWQSSYSVISFLKVLWPDFRIWHLFLAVLAYQYNYKKLHEIEKNQDLKTKQVEGEKEMRAIIQQYEKIHNLSEGSSNHSNIPDSDIDALHEEIKIRKTNFLLNLENEHYNSLIEIKKGNTKQRVPDFS; encoded by the exons ATGGGATTTTCTAAATTATCCGag ACCCTTTCATGGTGCTTGGAATTGGGTATTACTGAAATTACAATCTATGTTTTTAGCATTGAAAATTTCAAGCGTCCTAAAGAAGAAgtaaattgtttaatgaatttAGCTATAGAGAAATTTACAGAACTTGTCAAGGAAAA aGAAAAGCTTGTGAAACATGGAGTATGTGTAAGGATATTTGGTGACATAAAATTGCTGCCTGTTGAATTACAAAAACTAGTTGCTGAGGCTGTCTTGCTCACTTATGAAAACACAAA tcttTATTTGAATGTGTGTTTAGCGTATACATCCCGTCAAGAAATAACTGCAGCTGTAAAAGATTTAGCTCATGCTGTTGCAAATAATCAACTGGAAGAAAG tgaCTTGACCGAAGATCTGTTGAGCAAAACTTTATATTCTGGTCGCAGTACAAACCCTGATGTTGTAATCAGGACTTCTGGAGAAGTGCGTCTCAGTGATTTTCTCTTGTGGCAAAGTTCTTACTCAGTTAtatcatttctaaaagttttgtGGCCAGACTTCAGAATTTGGCATCTTTTCTTGGCTGTATTGGCTTAtcaatataattacaaaaaacttcAT gAAATTGAAAAGAATCAAGATCTAAAAACTAAACAGGTTGAAGGAGAGAAAGAAATGAGAGCCATCATACAgcaatatgaaaaaatacataatctaTCTGAAGGAAGTTCTAATCATAGCAATATACCAGATTCTGATATTGACGCTTTACACGaggaaattaaaattcgaaaaacaaacttcttacttaatttagaaaatgaacactataattcattaatagaaataaaaaagggcaATACTAAACAAAGAGTACCAGATTTTTCTTAA
- the LOC107448745 gene encoding dehydrodolichyl diphosphate synthase complex subunit DHDDS isoform X1 has protein sequence MTIFKMSWIQELKLSWLERFCISVLKAGPIPKHIALIMDGNRRYATRNGLQKLEGHSMGFSKLSETLSWCLELGITEITIYVFSIENFKRPKEEVNCLMNLAIEKFTELVKEKEKLVKHGVCVRIFGDIKLLPVELQKLVAEAVLLTYENTNLYLNVCLAYTSRQEITAAVKDLAHAVANNQLEESDLTEDLLSKTLYSGRSTNPDVVIRTSGEVRLSDFLLWQSSYSVISFLKVLWPDFRIWHLFLAVLAYQYNYKKLHEIEKNQDLKTKQVEGEKEMRAIIQQYEKIHNLSEGSSNHSNIPDSDIDALHEEIKIRKTNFLLNLENEHYNSLIEIKKGNTKQRVPDFS, from the exons atgac TATCTTTAAAATGTCCTGGATTCAGGAATTGAAATTATCGTGGCTAGAAAGATTTTGTATTAGTGTTCTCAAAGCTGGGCCAATACCAAAACATATTGCTTTGATTATGGATGGAAATAGAAGATATGCTACTAGAAATGGACTGCAGAAGCTGGAAGGACATTCAATGGGATTTTCTAAATTATCCGag ACCCTTTCATGGTGCTTGGAATTGGGTATTACTGAAATTACAATCTATGTTTTTAGCATTGAAAATTTCAAGCGTCCTAAAGAAGAAgtaaattgtttaatgaatttAGCTATAGAGAAATTTACAGAACTTGTCAAGGAAAA aGAAAAGCTTGTGAAACATGGAGTATGTGTAAGGATATTTGGTGACATAAAATTGCTGCCTGTTGAATTACAAAAACTAGTTGCTGAGGCTGTCTTGCTCACTTATGAAAACACAAA tcttTATTTGAATGTGTGTTTAGCGTATACATCCCGTCAAGAAATAACTGCAGCTGTAAAAGATTTAGCTCATGCTGTTGCAAATAATCAACTGGAAGAAAG tgaCTTGACCGAAGATCTGTTGAGCAAAACTTTATATTCTGGTCGCAGTACAAACCCTGATGTTGTAATCAGGACTTCTGGAGAAGTGCGTCTCAGTGATTTTCTCTTGTGGCAAAGTTCTTACTCAGTTAtatcatttctaaaagttttgtGGCCAGACTTCAGAATTTGGCATCTTTTCTTGGCTGTATTGGCTTAtcaatataattacaaaaaacttcAT gAAATTGAAAAGAATCAAGATCTAAAAACTAAACAGGTTGAAGGAGAGAAAGAAATGAGAGCCATCATACAgcaatatgaaaaaatacataatctaTCTGAAGGAAGTTCTAATCATAGCAATATACCAGATTCTGATATTGACGCTTTACACGaggaaattaaaattcgaaaaacaaacttcttacttaatttagaaaatgaacactataattcattaatagaaataaaaaagggcaATACTAAACAAAGAGTACCAGATTTTTCTTAA